One Campylobacter massiliensis DNA window includes the following coding sequences:
- the nusA gene encoding transcription termination factor NusA, whose product MEKIADIIESIANEKGLEIEDVKERVIRAIINTAKKIYGENYEYDAVIDNATKTLHLYQKITVVEDGDERLAEDNEHYLGVSEAKKVDSGVEIGDELTYELSTDNLGRTAAQTLHKELEYHIQRLMEEKIFQKYQDMVGHMVFGSVTRVDSEENTFIEIDELRAVMPRKNRIKGEKFKPGDVVKAVIKSVYIDKSMGIKVELSRTSPKFLEALLKAEVPEIKDGLVLIAASARIPGERAKVALVATSPNVDPVGATVGTKGVRINAVTKELNGENIDAIEYSAEPAILITRAMAPAIISSVKIGEDNKAVVSLVTEQKSKAIGKSGINIRLASMLTGHEIELNELGARGESKDENAKDLKALFGDL is encoded by the coding sequence ATGGAAAAAATAGCGGACATCATAGAATCTATCGCAAATGAAAAAGGGCTCGAAATCGAAGACGTAAAAGAGCGTGTCATAAGAGCTATTATCAATACCGCAAAGAAAATTTACGGCGAAAACTACGAATACGACGCTGTTATAGATAATGCGACCAAGACCCTTCATCTATATCAAAAAATCACCGTCGTAGAGGATGGCGACGAGCGATTGGCCGAGGATAACGAGCATTATCTCGGCGTAAGCGAAGCCAAAAAAGTAGACTCTGGCGTAGAGATCGGCGACGAGCTAACATACGAGCTATCTACCGACAATCTCGGCCGAACCGCCGCGCAGACGCTTCACAAGGAGCTTGAGTACCACATCCAGCGCTTGATGGAGGAAAAAATCTTCCAAAAGTATCAAGACATGGTCGGACATATGGTTTTTGGCTCTGTCACGCGCGTAGATAGCGAGGAAAATACCTTCATCGAGATAGACGAGTTGCGAGCCGTGATGCCGCGCAAAAACCGCATAAAAGGCGAGAAATTTAAGCCCGGCGACGTCGTAAAAGCCGTCATAAAAAGCGTCTATATCGACAAATCTATGGGTATCAAGGTCGAGTTAAGCCGCACGTCGCCAAAATTTCTCGAAGCCCTGTTAAAAGCCGAAGTACCGGAGATCAAAGACGGCCTCGTGCTGATCGCTGCAAGTGCTAGAATCCCGGGCGAACGCGCTAAAGTAGCGCTCGTAGCCACCTCGCCTAACGTCGATCCCGTGGGCGCGACCGTGGGCACCAAAGGCGTGCGCATAAATGCCGTCACAAAGGAGCTAAACGGCGAAAATATCGACGCGATCGAGTATTCGGCCGAGCCTGCGATCCTCATCACGCGAGCGATGGCGCCCGCGATCATCAGCTCGGTTAAAATCGGCGAGGACAACAAAGCCGTCGTGAGCCTAGTGACTGAGCAAAAGAGCAAAGCTATCGGTAAAAGCGGCATAAATATCAGGCTAGCCAGCATGCTAACCGGTCACGAGATCGAGCTAAACGAGCTAGGCGCTAGAGGCGAGAGCAAAGACGAAAATGCGAAGGATCTAAAAGCGCTGTTTGGCGATCTGTAG
- the pseF gene encoding pseudaminic acid cytidylyltransferase, protein MNISNLAVITARGGSKRIPRKNIKEFFGRPMLSYAVTAAKGAGIFDEIAVSTDDEEIARVALNLGAKVPFMRSAKTSDDFATTADVLNEVLDEYAKLGVKPATLCCIYPCVPFLTGEILKEAYRQFVSSGADSLVPVVKFSFPIQRAFRIENSGFLTYAQPQNASKRSQDLEPMYHDVGMFYFYKTEASASPKVLPFIMDEKTVQDIDTPEDWATAEMKYKILQAQNR, encoded by the coding sequence ATGAATATATCAAATTTGGCCGTCATTACCGCAAGAGGCGGCAGCAAGCGAATACCTCGCAAAAATATCAAGGAATTTTTCGGACGTCCGATGCTCTCATACGCCGTAACGGCGGCCAAAGGCGCGGGGATATTCGACGAGATCGCGGTCTCGACCGACGACGAAGAGATCGCTCGAGTCGCCCTAAATTTAGGCGCGAAAGTACCCTTTATGCGCTCGGCTAAGACCTCGGACGATTTTGCCACTACGGCGGACGTTTTAAACGAAGTTTTGGACGAATACGCAAAACTAGGCGTAAAGCCCGCTACGCTTTGCTGCATTTATCCTTGCGTGCCGTTTTTAACGGGCGAGATTTTGAAAGAGGCATACCGTCAATTCGTTTCTAGCGGCGCGGATTCGCTCGTACCGGTGGTTAAATTTAGTTTTCCTATACAGCGAGCTTTTAGGATAGAAAATAGCGGATTTTTAACCTACGCCCAGCCGCAAAACGCATCCAAACGCTCGCAAGATTTAGAACCGATGTACCACGACGTCGGGATGTTTTATTTTTATAAGACGGAGGCAAGCGCGTCCCCTAAGGTTCTGCCTTTCATCATGGACGAAAAAACCGTACAGGATATCGATACGCCCGAGGACTGGGCTACGGCGGAAATGAAATATAAAATTTTGCAAGCTCAAAATCGCTAA
- a CDS encoding sugar phosphate isomerase/epimerase family protein → MKNKIGLKLWSLNENYIAPARELFKEKIYDYIELYAVPDSLEKLSLWVNLQKELNLPFAVHAPHFSHGLDFSNKDKRELNLAAAKEAFKWSEALNAIYTVFHPGIGGNLNESIYQIANLSRLSKSEFIIENKPFIVNFKKTGETGFCIGSSYESLKRIKEETGVGLCLDVGHAICSANYQKLEIYGYVELLNSLNPLVYHLSDNVADSMYDAHLHFGEGSFDLAKIAKILNQALPLAIETNKNSEENLDDFRQDAEFFRKLKWK, encoded by the coding sequence ATGAAAAACAAAATCGGGCTTAAGCTGTGGTCTTTAAACGAAAACTATATCGCGCCCGCTCGCGAGCTTTTTAAAGAGAAAATTTACGACTATATCGAGCTTTACGCGGTACCGGACAGCCTTGAAAAGCTTAGCCTTTGGGTTAATTTGCAAAAAGAACTAAATCTGCCCTTTGCCGTGCATGCGCCTCATTTTTCGCACGGGCTTGATTTTTCCAACAAGGACAAAAGAGAGCTAAATTTAGCCGCGGCGAAAGAAGCTTTTAAATGGAGCGAGGCGCTAAATGCGATATATACGGTATTTCATCCCGGTATCGGCGGTAACTTAAACGAGAGTATTTATCAGATAGCAAATTTATCTCGTCTCTCAAAGAGCGAATTTATAATAGAAAATAAGCCTTTTATAGTAAATTTTAAAAAAACGGGCGAGACGGGCTTTTGCATAGGTTCTAGTTACGAGAGCTTAAAACGCATAAAAGAAGAAACGGGCGTAGGGCTTTGCCTAGACGTCGGACACGCTATTTGCTCGGCAAACTATCAAAAGCTTGAAATTTACGGCTACGTAGAGCTTTTAAATAGCCTAAATCCGCTGGTTTACCACCTAAGCGACAACGTAGCAGATAGCATGTACGACGCGCATCTACACTTCGGCGAAGGGAGTTTTGATCTAGCCAAAATCGCTAAAATCCTAAATCAGGCTCTACCGCTTGCGATAGAGACAAACAAAAATAGCGAGGAAAATTTAGACGATTTTAGGCAAGACGCCGAGTTTTTTAGGAAGCTTAAGTGGAAGTAG
- a CDS encoding ATP-grasp domain-containing protein, with amino-acid sequence MRTNLRDAECYPMSKASDSPSDADFPLVIKPRYGSGSKNVTVVLNASEYEKYATRLNLKSGEFLRESFVEGKEYGINAAVIEGEYIHVLARKKLLTPPPYRQSVGYVATPEIAAISERLKEVVKRLKLKNCLMHADVILRENGKPFVIELAPRPSGHYLTSDFVEIATGVNLTREWLNFVLNKPFSFEPKFLKSAMIKYFDFDYGVVPPNFSEIKDECGIVKFKCGDLKNLGEVKDGASLISRGYAIIIAESEEECLEKAGALMSKFTRIKE; translated from the coding sequence ATGAGGACGAATTTAAGAGATGCCGAGTGCTACCCGATGAGCAAAGCGTCAGATTCGCCTAGCGACGCGGACTTTCCGCTCGTTATCAAGCCTCGCTACGGCAGCGGCAGCAAAAACGTAACGGTCGTTTTAAACGCTAGCGAGTACGAAAAATACGCCACGCGACTAAATTTAAAAAGCGGCGAATTTTTACGCGAGAGCTTCGTAGAAGGCAAAGAATACGGCATTAACGCCGCCGTTATAGAGGGCGAGTATATCCACGTCTTGGCGCGTAAAAAGCTTCTAACGCCTCCGCCCTACCGCCAAAGCGTGGGCTACGTCGCGACGCCCGAGATAGCCGCGATTAGCGAGCGTTTAAAAGAAGTCGTAAAAAGGCTGAAACTAAAAAACTGTCTGATGCACGCCGATGTTATATTGCGCGAAAACGGCAAGCCTTTCGTCATCGAGCTTGCGCCAAGACCCAGCGGACATTACCTCACGAGCGATTTTGTAGAAATAGCTACGGGAGTAAATTTGACGCGCGAATGGCTAAATTTCGTATTAAATAAGCCTTTTAGCTTTGAGCCTAAATTTTTAAAAAGCGCGATGATTAAATATTTCGACTTTGATTACGGCGTCGTACCGCCTAATTTTAGCGAGATAAAAGACGAGTGCGGTATAGTAAAATTTAAATGCGGCGACTTAAAAAATCTAGGCGAGGTAAAAGACGGCGCGTCGCTGATAAGTCGCGGCTACGCTATAATCATAGCCGAAAGCGAAGAAGAATGCCTAGAAAAAGCAGGCGCGCTAATGAGTAAATTTACTAGAATAAAGGAGTAA
- a CDS encoding class I SAM-dependent methyltransferase codes for MQEKSNENRNYGDLKKWQELVLKGDLIYPHEAVARFAAKFKPASAMDFGCGTGRHLACLAKAGAKELIGIDINALPLAAVALKFGAIKDAKEWENGKKLNLENGATLELFCSDGKSLSEILSDKKVDAIISWGVLHLYEPSAAAEILKEFANSLNENGRVFINLRTDADGLKIGAERINQNSYKTTRKGYEGLVYSFYSKTEIEEIFRQAGLKIIALDKEEFTQNNGEIFNSFYIVEALKEAK; via the coding sequence GTGCAAGAAAAATCTAACGAAAATCGGAATTACGGCGATTTAAAAAAGTGGCAAGAGCTGGTGCTAAAAGGGGATCTTATATATCCGCACGAAGCCGTAGCGAGATTTGCGGCGAAATTTAAACCCGCAAGCGCGATGGATTTCGGTTGCGGGACCGGTAGGCATCTAGCCTGCCTGGCAAAAGCTGGCGCAAAAGAACTAATCGGTATAGATATAAACGCTCTGCCTCTTGCCGCGGTCGCGCTAAAATTCGGCGCTATCAAAGACGCTAAAGAGTGGGAAAACGGTAAAAAGCTAAATTTAGAAAACGGAGCGACGCTAGAGCTTTTTTGCAGCGACGGCAAGAGCCTAAGCGAAATTTTAAGCGACAAAAAAGTAGATGCGATAATTAGCTGGGGCGTGCTTCATCTTTACGAACCGTCCGCAGCCGCTGAAATTTTAAAAGAATTCGCAAATAGTTTAAACGAAAACGGGCGAGTATTTATAAATCTAAGAACGGACGCCGACGGACTAAAAATCGGAGCCGAACGCATAAATCAAAACTCCTATAAAACGACCAGAAAAGGCTACGAGGGGCTAGTTTATTCGTTTTATTCAAAGACTGAGATAGAGGAGATATTTAGGCAGGCCGGACTAAAAATAATCGCGCTGGATAAAGAGGAATTTACGCAAAATAACGGCGAAATTTTTAACTCGTTTTACATCGTAGAAGCCCTAAAGGAAGCTAAATGA
- the pseI gene encoding pseudaminic acid synthase, translating to MKAPYIIAEMSANHCGDKELAFKIIKAAKDAGADAVKIQTYTADTITLNSKDEIFMIKSGLWAGQSLYELYQKAYTPWEWQKELFDYAKTVGIDFFSTPFDFSAVDFLESIGVPMYKIASFEAIDYPLISYAAKFKKPMIISTGISSYEEILEAIEACKKVGNNDVTILKCTSSYPAPVDKMDLITVKDMFEKFSPMGVKVGLSDHSISLVPPITATALGASVIEKHFTIDRALGGEDSGFSLNFNEFKEMANAVRDTALAMGRVNYEINQANRHGARSLFASENIKKGEILTAANVRSVRPASGLHPRYYERILGKKAARDINFATPLALEDIEF from the coding sequence ATGAAAGCGCCTTATATCATAGCCGAAATGTCCGCAAACCACTGCGGCGACAAAGAGTTGGCGTTTAAAATCATAAAGGCCGCAAAAGACGCCGGCGCGGATGCGGTCAAAATCCAAACCTACACGGCCGATACGATAACGCTAAACTCCAAAGATGAAATTTTTATGATAAAAAGCGGCTTGTGGGCGGGGCAAAGCCTATACGAACTATATCAAAAAGCCTATACGCCGTGGGAGTGGCAAAAAGAACTTTTTGACTATGCAAAAACCGTAGGCATAGATTTTTTCTCGACGCCTTTCGATTTTAGTGCGGTGGATTTTTTAGAGAGTATAGGCGTGCCGATGTATAAAATCGCATCGTTTGAGGCGATAGATTATCCGCTTATTTCTTATGCGGCTAAATTTAAAAAGCCGATGATAATATCTACGGGCATTTCAAGTTACGAAGAAATTTTAGAAGCGATAGAAGCGTGCAAAAAAGTCGGAAATAACGACGTTACGATACTAAAATGCACCTCTAGCTATCCCGCTCCCGTAGATAAGATGGATTTAATCACCGTTAAAGATATGTTTGAGAAATTTTCTCCTATGGGCGTAAAAGTCGGACTAAGCGACCACTCGATAAGCCTAGTACCGCCGATAACGGCTACGGCGCTGGGAGCTAGCGTGATAGAAAAGCACTTCACGATAGACAGGGCTTTAGGCGGCGAGGATAGCGGATTTTCGTTAAATTTTAACGAGTTTAAAGAAATGGCGAACGCGGTCAGAGATACGGCTCTGGCGATGGGCAGGGTGAATTACGAAATAAATCAAGCAAATAGGCACGGCGCAAGGTCGCTATTTGCGTCGGAAAATATCAAAAAAGGCGAAATTTTAACGGCGGCCAACGTTCGCTCCGTAAGGCCTGCAAGCGGACTGCATCCGAGATATTACGAGAGAATTTTAGGCAAAAAAGCCGCCCGCGATATAAATTTTGCAACGCCTTTAGCCTTAGAGGATATCGAGTTTTAA
- a CDS encoding HP0268 family nuclease, giving the protein MELKLARTQLDAKPKTISLEKIEAAFAKDPQQIFYFDRENSHKQLIALVEFFEEKGLSVYHRTVKYGLDENDYMYEVHIL; this is encoded by the coding sequence ATGGAGCTAAAACTCGCTAGAACGCAACTTGACGCCAAACCAAAAACGATCTCTCTTGAAAAAATCGAAGCGGCATTTGCTAAAGATCCGCAACAAATTTTCTATTTCGACAGAGAAAACAGCCACAAACAACTCATCGCTTTGGTTGAATTTTTCGAGGAAAAGGGCCTTAGCGTCTATCACCGCACCGTAAAATACGGACTCGACGAAAACGACTATATGTACGAGGTTCACATCCTTTGA
- the miaB gene encoding tRNA (N6-isopentenyl adenosine(37)-C2)-methylthiotransferase MiaB gives MSAAQKKLFIQTLGCAMNVRDSEHIIAELKQKEDYELTQDISEADLILINTCSVREKPVHKLFSEVGGFEKVKKAGAKIGVCGCTASHLGSEIFKRAPYVDFVLGARNVSKISAAVKTPKFISTDINHDESEYAFGEFRGSPYKSHINISIGCDKKCTYCIVPHTRGDEISIPANLILREVKKAAEGGAKEIFLLGQNVNNYGKRFSGAHEKIDFSDLLVKISEIEGVERIRFTSPHPLHMDDKFLEIFSQNPKICKSMHMPLQSGNTKVLREMKRGYTKEWFLDRAAKLRAICPEVSISTDIIVAFPGETDEEFEDTMDVLEKVRFEQIFSFKYSPRPMTKAAEFTNQIPEAVASARLTRLQSRHNEILDEIVAEQKGKIFDVYFEELRVNGGVAGRSFNNFLVQVAGSEELLGKTLKVRVNDPKRMVLYGELVG, from the coding sequence TTGAGCGCAGCGCAAAAAAAGCTCTTTATCCAGACTTTAGGCTGCGCGATGAACGTCCGCGACAGCGAGCACATCATCGCCGAGCTCAAGCAAAAAGAGGACTACGAGCTCACTCAGGATATCTCCGAGGCCGACCTCATCCTTATCAACACCTGCTCGGTGCGCGAAAAGCCAGTACATAAGCTTTTTAGCGAGGTCGGCGGCTTTGAAAAAGTAAAAAAAGCGGGCGCTAAAATCGGCGTTTGCGGCTGCACGGCAAGCCATCTGGGAAGCGAAATTTTTAAACGAGCACCTTACGTGGATTTCGTGCTCGGCGCGCGAAACGTCAGTAAAATTTCAGCCGCGGTTAAGACGCCTAAATTTATCAGCACCGACATAAATCACGACGAGAGCGAGTATGCATTCGGCGAATTTCGAGGCTCGCCGTATAAAAGCCACATAAATATCTCGATCGGCTGCGATAAAAAATGCACCTACTGCATCGTTCCGCACACCAGAGGCGACGAGATCTCGATCCCCGCAAATTTGATCCTGCGCGAAGTAAAAAAAGCTGCCGAGGGCGGAGCCAAGGAGATTTTCTTGCTCGGGCAAAACGTAAATAACTACGGCAAGAGATTTTCGGGCGCGCACGAGAAGATCGACTTTAGCGACCTACTCGTAAAGATCAGCGAGATAGAGGGCGTCGAGCGCATACGATTTACAAGTCCGCATCCGCTTCATATGGACGATAAATTTTTAGAAATCTTTAGTCAAAATCCCAAAATTTGCAAATCCATGCACATGCCGCTTCAAAGCGGAAACACCAAAGTCCTGCGCGAGATGAAGCGCGGCTACACCAAAGAGTGGTTTTTAGACAGGGCCGCTAAACTACGCGCAATATGTCCTGAGGTTAGCATTTCTACTGACATTATCGTGGCGTTTCCTGGCGAAACGGACGAGGAGTTTGAGGACACGATGGACGTACTGGAAAAGGTACGCTTCGAGCAAATTTTTAGCTTTAAGTATTCGCCTCGCCCGATGACCAAAGCGGCGGAATTTACCAATCAAATCCCAGAGGCCGTCGCAAGCGCTCGTCTAACCCGCCTACAAAGCCGCCATAACGAGATTTTAGACGAAATCGTCGCGGAGCAAAAAGGCAAAATTTTCGACGTATATTTTGAGGAGCTTCGCGTAAACGGCGGGGTTGCCGGCAGAAGCTTTAATAACTTCCTCGTTCAAGTCGCAGGCAGCGAAGAGCTGCTAGGCAAGACGCTAAAAGTGCGCGTGAACGATCCAAAGAGAATGGTGCTTTACGGTGAGCTTGTGGGCTAA
- a CDS encoding lysophospholipid acyltransferase family protein: protein MWAKFKRSVFINLAPRIIYFFIWIIFLTCKKSFSKTNLTNEPCVVLFWHGRLALMSFAYVHWWKNGQNPQRRAKVMISDHKDGEIIARVISFFGIGAIRGSSSKGAVKALAQSFRELKGGTDVIITPDGPRGPYHSVADGAVVIAQKQNAQIQILNYEASKFWQLKSWDKMIIPKPFSEISYTLSPPFSVTDMALEDARELVKKEMEK, encoded by the coding sequence TTGTGGGCTAAATTTAAACGAAGCGTTTTTATAAATTTAGCCCCGCGCATTATCTATTTTTTTATTTGGATTATATTTTTAACCTGCAAAAAGAGCTTTTCTAAGACAAATTTGACGAACGAGCCATGCGTCGTGCTGTTTTGGCACGGCAGACTGGCGCTGATGAGTTTTGCCTACGTGCACTGGTGGAAAAACGGCCAAAACCCGCAAAGACGCGCCAAAGTCATGATAAGCGACCACAAAGACGGCGAGATCATCGCGCGCGTGATTTCGTTTTTCGGTATCGGCGCCATCAGAGGCAGTAGCTCAAAAGGCGCGGTAAAGGCCCTTGCGCAAAGCTTTAGAGAGCTAAAAGGCGGTACCGACGTCATCATCACCCCAGACGGTCCGCGCGGCCCCTATCATAGCGTAGCCGACGGCGCGGTCGTCATCGCGCAAAAGCAAAATGCGCAAATACAAATTTTAAACTACGAAGCGAGTAAATTTTGGCAGCTAAAAAGCTGGGATAAAATGATAATCCCAAAGCCTTTTAGCGAGATTTCTTATACGCTCTCGCCGCCTTTTAGCGTAACGGACATGGCGCTAGAAGACGCAAGAGAGCTAGTAAAAAAGGAGATGGAAAAATGA
- a CDS encoding DUF438 domain-containing protein, whose product MIKFNNAAVALATAILRDYLNGTANFFASRKAAKSELTKLTPADFKNVRANLLNLGFKSEFIDKNAAELSEILRGILTAERPQLPKDHPVATYISENDAARELIAKAKELLKKKFIKNEWLEIYDKLGGFNRTHFARKQHQLYSMLENKGFDRPSRFMWSFDNKVRDGIAAARELLEEGKADEFIAAQHEIYENLLDLLAREEVALYPTSLEMISEEEFRAMRRGDDEIGYFLIEKPSEFYPLNLDSGGGSKSNLKNSNLQNESNLSVANLQNSNLNEVVLNPNFLKELSNLMSKYGLNPNANRDKNAVFDVATGKLTLEQINLIYRHMPVDLSFVDENEIVKFYTDTKHRVFPRSAGVIGRDVKNCHPRESVASVLEIIDAFRKGERDEIDFWLELHGKFIYIYYAAVRDENGVFKGVLEMMQDVTRIRSLEGKRTLVTWDDLKKKYGE is encoded by the coding sequence ATGATAAAATTTAACAACGCCGCCGTTGCCTTGGCGACTGCGATTTTAAGGGATTATCTTAACGGAACGGCAAATTTTTTTGCCTCTAGAAAAGCTGCGAAATCGGAGCTAACGAAACTCACGCCGGCAGATTTTAAAAACGTGCGCGCAAATTTGCTAAATCTAGGCTTTAAGAGCGAATTTATCGACAAAAACGCCGCCGAGCTATCAGAAATCCTGCGCGGTATCCTAACCGCCGAGCGCCCACAGCTACCAAAAGACCACCCAGTAGCTACCTACATCAGCGAAAACGATGCCGCGCGCGAGCTGATCGCAAAGGCAAAAGAGCTGCTAAAAAAGAAATTTATCAAAAACGAATGGCTTGAAATTTACGACAAACTGGGCGGCTTTAACAGGACGCATTTTGCCAGAAAACAGCACCAACTCTACTCGATGCTCGAAAACAAGGGCTTTGACCGCCCGTCGCGCTTCATGTGGAGCTTTGATAACAAGGTCCGCGACGGTATCGCCGCAGCGCGCGAGCTGCTAGAGGAAGGCAAGGCTGACGAGTTTATCGCGGCTCAGCACGAGATCTACGAAAACTTGCTCGATCTGCTCGCACGCGAGGAGGTGGCGCTCTATCCGACGTCGCTGGAGATGATCAGCGAGGAGGAGTTTCGCGCGATGAGACGCGGCGATGATGAGATCGGATATTTTCTCATCGAAAAGCCGAGCGAATTTTATCCGTTAAATTTAGACTCCGGCGGCGGCTCGAAGTCAAATTTAAAGAACTCAAATTTGCAAAACGAGTCAAATTTAAGCGTGGCAAATTTACAAAACAGCAACTTAAACGAAGTGGTTTTAAATCCGAATTTCCTAAAAGAGCTGTCAAATTTGATGAGTAAATACGGACTAAATCCAAACGCAAACCGCGATAAAAACGCGGTTTTTGACGTCGCCACAGGCAAGCTCACGCTAGAGCAAATCAACCTCATTTATAGGCACATGCCAGTCGACCTCTCATTCGTCGACGAAAACGAGATCGTGAAATTTTACACCGATACAAAGCACCGCGTATTTCCGCGAAGTGCCGGCGTCATCGGGCGTGACGTGAAAAACTGCCACCCGCGCGAGAGCGTAGCTAGCGTGCTAGAGATCATCGATGCGTTTCGCAAGGGCGAGCGCGACGAGATCGACTTTTGGCTGGAGCTTCACGGCAAATTTATCTACATCTACTACGCCGCCGTGCGCGATGAAAACGGCGTATTTAAGGGGGTGCTCGAGATGATGCAAGACGTCACGCGCATCCGCAGCCTAGAGGGCAAACGCACGCTAGTGACGTGGGACGATCTAAAGAAAAAATACGGGGAGTGA
- the tilS gene encoding tRNA lysidine(34) synthetase TilS: MLSAPVLHKLKSGRNLLAFSYGVDSTALFYLLDEAGVKFDLAIVDYNVRAQSKDEVASARDLAAKFNKQIYVESVQLGASNFEHEARAARYDFFAEICRKQGYENLILAHQFDDKFEWFLMQLGRGAGLSELLGMQELEARNDYVIARPLLGVRKCELERFLRERNLKYFTDETNLTDRFKRGFIRAKFSEPFLNEYFSGVKKSFEFLAADALSLIPEISNPAPKIYLVKRGANELRGVDQACKRLGLVLSSAQRNECARCLESGAGCVLGGKVAVGAGEKFIFMTPYIKAAMDKKFKEACRQLAVPPINRGFLFAADADLALFEELF, from the coding sequence ATGCTAAGCGCGCCCGTTTTGCATAAGCTAAAATCGGGGCGAAATCTGCTTGCCTTTTCGTACGGCGTCGACAGCACGGCGCTTTTTTATCTTCTGGACGAGGCGGGTGTGAAGTTTGACCTCGCGATCGTGGATTACAACGTCCGCGCGCAAAGCAAGGACGAGGTCGCCTCGGCGAGAGACTTGGCGGCCAAATTTAATAAACAAATCTACGTAGAAAGCGTGCAGCTGGGCGCGTCAAATTTCGAGCACGAAGCGCGTGCGGCCAGATATGATTTTTTCGCCGAGATTTGCCGCAAGCAGGGCTATGAAAATTTGATCTTAGCGCATCAGTTTGACGATAAATTCGAGTGGTTTTTGATGCAGCTTGGGCGCGGCGCTGGGCTTAGCGAACTACTTGGCATGCAAGAGCTTGAAGCTCGCAATGACTACGTGATCGCTCGTCCGCTTCTAGGCGTGCGAAAGTGCGAGCTGGAGCGGTTTTTGCGTGAGCGAAATCTAAAGTACTTCACCGACGAGACGAATTTAACGGACCGGTTTAAACGCGGATTTATTCGCGCGAAATTTAGCGAGCCGTTTTTAAACGAATACTTTAGCGGCGTGAAAAAAAGCTTTGAGTTTTTAGCGGCCGACGCGTTAAGCTTAATTCCCGAAATTTCTAACCCCGCACCTAAAATTTATCTCGTAAAACGCGGTGCAAACGAGCTTCGCGGCGTCGATCAGGCATGCAAGCGACTAGGGCTCGTACTAAGCTCGGCGCAGCGAAACGAATGCGCGCGCTGCCTGGAAAGCGGTGCAGGCTGCGTGCTAGGCGGCAAGGTAGCCGTGGGAGCTGGCGAAAAATTTATCTTTATGACGCCATATATCAAAGCGGCAATGGACAAGAAATTTAAAGAAGCATGCAGGCAGCTCGCCGTCCCGCCGATAAACCGCGGATTTTTGTTTGCCGCGGACGCGGATCTTGCGCTATTTGAGGAGCTTTTTTAG